The Crassostrea angulata isolate pt1a10 chromosome 1, ASM2561291v2, whole genome shotgun sequence nucleotide sequence tgaccccccattgtggccccatcctacccctggggatcatgattttcacaactttgaatctacactacctgagaatactttcacacaagtttcagcttacctggctgattagtttctgagaagaagattttcaaagatttactctatatattcctttgttaaactttgaccccctccccattgtggccccaccctacccccggggatcatgattttcacaactttgaatctacactacctgaggatgcttccacacaagtataagctttcctggtcttatggttcgtgagaagatttttcatgaaaatttctcgaaaattttcataaattcctgtTTATCTCCCTTTTCAAAAAGGTGTTGTCCttaaatttcacaactttgaatccccttaagctaaggatgctttgtgccaagtttggttgaaattggcccagtggttcttgagaagatgttgaaaatgtgaaaatttaacagacagacagacggacagacagacggacgacagacaaaatgtaatcagaatagctcacttgagctttcagctcagctgggctaaaaattaaaaaaaagaactacatgtacattgtttaaaACGTCAGATATACAAAATAGCTCTACCAATATAGGATTTTCTGTTCAGTAAGTGTCTCtaataatttgattaatttatgtatggaaCGAGAATTTCAACAAGATATAATACAGCATAGTATACAATTATTATGAAGAAGTTGGCATGATACaattattcttaatttttaacaaataatttacaaataaaaaatctgaAGGTTCCATTTAATCATCTGTAAGGCTGTGCTACCGGTagtactatataaatagtgcctgtttgggagggtaacagttgaaattgacatcccgaggaaaccattgtcaaccgacgcgaagcggaggtgacaatggtttttgaggggtgtcaatttcaaatgttatcctcccaaacaggcactaattattttattatactgaatgtcttaattttagagattttgttattgcttttatatagaaatgacatgaattccacggcgaaccgtacgcgcataatttacgcgcatgtaacaattcgttatcttacccgttgctaagtgtgtgtgctgagggtaatagaacggattatcaactgcatctaaaccaatcagacttcagtatttaacatgaaagtataataaatgtatatataacatGTTTGTTCTATAAACGAGATACTTAGAAGATAAGCTCTTCTTTTTCTCAACAAGACATGAACCTCGTTTACAGATATTCATTACAAGTATATTTATGTATATCTATAAAGACCTCAAAATAGCAAGGAGTTGTCATGGAAACAGTAAATAAGACCCGCATGTTGGCGATTGCTTGTAAGTGAGTTAAACATAAAATCAAGACATCCCAACCAAGTTTTAGAAAAAGATGAATATTGACAATATTGCCTTATGGTAGTTTTGTAAGAAATGACAAATTTTGTATTACGTCCcatgaagtacatgtaactcTGGAAccttaaatatacatgtatatattttcaaaagacGAATGGATGCCTGTTTAAAATAATAGAAGCTAGAGtgacaaaatgatttttattttcatttatattcttcTTCAGTCCTTTAGTCCTGGGGATATCAGATGAAAGTGAAAATTCTGAAaccaatttgaattttaatgaatgaaaacatACCTCGTGTTTCCACATTATTTAAATGCATGACAGTTCAAATACAATAAATAGACAGAGAGGCATAACTCCCAAACAATTCATCATATCAAAACTTCCTGCAGATATTCACATTTATCAAAAACTTCCTGCAGCTATCGTTTATTCTGCATATCTATACGTTGTCTTTATTTATCCCCTTTTAAGTTTCCAAACATTCTATTTAGTTGCTAAAACTCGTTGCGGGGGTGTTTAgatatttgtaattaaaaccCCCCAATCACATTACTACATGCATTATGTCAACTTGCTTTCACTTTGAAGATGTTGGTTTGTGTATCTACAGTCAAACTTTATTACCTCGACTCGGTTTGgcagagagaaaaaaatgtcaagAGTTAGTATCcaaagattcttataaataaaaaaccCACGTCCAACTCACTTTGAGATATGGTACAAGAGATATTGATgttcaagatacatgtatgtggatAAAACTATTTACCCCAAGCTTTAACATTACAGAGGCTGGGTGGTCGACAAATTAGCCGTCAGATTTAACTCAAACTCTTAGATGTCACGCTTTAAGCTATAAAAAGTTATTCagtagaaatttttttataaagtattcTACATGCAgctctaaaatttaaatatttttgtacatctttgtacagagctcttcttccaAAGAAGAtaaatatagtctaaaaatagcCACGACCATCGAGCCTTCTTAATTTGTTGGTTTGTTAccgttctttttttttctttttcaaatggCAGTGTCAAATGCTTTGACTGCTAATGCAAATGCCCAATAAGGACAGATGGACCACACAGTCCATTCTATGTACTGTTCCTCCGACGTCACATACATGAATCGTAGATTCTTCAGGCATTCATGATTGACTATCCGACGCCAAAGCCAACAAGAAGATATTCCTGTGGACAGTGATATTGATCAAACATATTGTTTTCGATACAGGTAAACTAAATACTAAAGTGCATCTGCACTTTACCTTTTCgatatttttggaatgaaattCTAGGTATAGAATAAAATTGATCAGCTGCACATCACGGCATTATCACAAGAAAAACGTCTAATGTATAGAAAAATGTCTACCTCCTTCAATGAAGatttctttcttaaattttcaactcTTTCTTGTCCATGAATTATACAACTGActggaattattattttttaaaaacctaaatAATCTGGTTATCTTGTATAATGAATTCATCATCTTCATGCACATGATGTCATCCAATCCTTAAACAATAATTAAGTCAGTCAAGATATTTGGATTTATGTACTTGAAGACTTTGATGTTTAATCTTCAGCAttttgtgttgttgtttttgcatATTGTTAACGCATTTATACAGCAATCAATACTCCAAATTAACCAAGGCATCATTTCCCATTGACCCAAGATAAGGAAAATTGCACTTACAAACCAAGTTATAACTAACAAAATCTGTGATAACACAATTTATCTACCACAAACGAAGTCATAGTTTTTATGAACTTCAgacatattacagttaaatattcaaaatagatgtattacaATACAAAAGGAttgtatagaaaaataattttgaacacAGTTTTGCATGCCttgtataacatatatatacctGGTATAACACATACAGAATAGTCtaaaaatcaatacatgtagACTCATATATGTACTTTTATGTACCTTTATATCCACAAATTTGaacatgaaaaagaaaatcaaacattCAATTCAAcattgatgataaaaaaaaatccctatcCCTGCACAAACCTGTATTTAAATCTGgatcttaaaattatttatgacaATTTTTGAGTAGTCTGTGGCAATTCAATGAGTTAATAAAGATTTATAACACTTCTTTCAACTTCCTTGCATAAGATTACgattacaaattttgtaatcATGTACTCTTTCAAGTACCAAAATGTCACAAAAAAGTTGGCAAATCGATGTTCACAAAACAGCATAAAACATTAAATCAGCACCAACCCTTTTTCAATCCatccccccccctaaaaaaaaaccacttgaGCAAATTGTAGACTTTAGAATGATTTAAAGTCAATGTATGCTTACAAAAGAATCATATCAGAAACGATACTGATAGTCTCATCAGTTATATGAAGTACAAATGTATCGGGATCATTGACTGACTACATATTCAGATATCACTCAATTCATAGGCAGGTGTGATACATATAGTGTGGATactgtaaaacaatttttattcacGACAACCTTTTTGGCAATTAATCCGAGATGAACTGGCTCATGGCAACTTATTTTTGCAACAAGGCTTTATCCATGCACAACTGTTTTGTTAATATACTGTAACTATTATGGCAAAGACTGATTTGTGGCAAGAAATATTTGGGACAATGAGACTCTCTTGAATCTTGCAAAAATATCTTGcacaaaaataaaagtttggtTCACAGTAATATAGGGGCATTACTGCCACATTCATATCAGCACTACATATTCTAGCATTACAAAGTGGGTAAACCTTAAGCACAGCAAATATATAGCCTCTGGTTATTAAACCACAGGGTTTTGAGTTCAAGCTTAACTGTGGTCAATGTTACAGGTATTACCAAAAAAATGGCCATAGTTCCAGActtctccccccccccaaaaaaaaaaataataatcccTTGGACTTCCCAGGAAATAAAATCTAGAACTGTGCCTGGAGTTTAAGCAATTGTCATTTcccaaatcatttttttaaattttatattaatctggtattataaaattgtatttagtCACGCACTTACTACACTAAAAAATAAGCATTACTTTTTAAGGAACAGAAAAATAagtagtgtttttttttctcaaaaaattatacatgtaattgatatgCATTCAACATATTTGTAAACCTGCTATGCATCCAAAAATACCTCCACCTGTGCAACACTTTTGTAAAAGCTGaatactaataaaaaaaaattaatcagaaTATTTGATTGTTCAtttgaactttaaaaataaataacaaaaatataaccaaaaataatcaataagttgaccttaaaaaaaaaaaaattctgcatctAGTTTACCAatcttttttttacacaaaaaaagcTGAGTGGCAGACACATGCATACATTTAAGGTTCATACATTCACATGAACAAATGAGTAATTAAAACGGTGCTACCATTAAGATTCTTAAAGTGAGACatttaatgtttgtaaaataaagtttgaaaCGGTGCATTAACAGTACACCATAAAATCATTTCAAACTGAAATATCAGCTTATTCAAAACTAACATAATTCACAAAATGTAATTCTGCATATTAAATGTACCAGTATACCTAAATAGtaatataaataacatttattctTAAATCTTGCCCAGAAGTCTTAGACTAGCAAAATTTCATGTACTACTACTGAAAAAACTCTACCTTTCGAACACAAGTACATGtctaaaaacagttttatttttgtttaaataggaATATGTTCTTAAGGAAATCATTTGGTATCCTGATTCttcactaaaaaaatattttatatcaaatttcagCATTAAAATTTTTCCTAAGTGTAATTTCAAAGTGAAATAAAGTTCAAATATAATGTTACCAAAAATTACTAAATCAAGtaaaagaaaatcattgaatagttttttactttttaaattaatatataaataaaaatacacaaaaggAATGCCCTTTATTCATGTATACTATGGGTGGTTTCATCAAAATTTGGTGAACATCAATTCTCATGGATTTTGTTAATGAGTAGATagacaaaatgaaatataaccGTAATCACAGTGCAATTTAGAATTAATAACGCATTGCATTAATGGATTATTgttaacaaaaaatcatattatatattGTGCTTTTCattaaatccaaaaaaaataGATGCCCACCAacattgatgaaaccacagatCACTTCATTTCAACATTCTTGCACAAGACTTCCAAAACAGAATATTAAACATTGGTTATACTGTCAATGGAATACAACTGTAAAAACATTGCACCTTTTCCCTGAGGCCGACTTAAAGGAAGACAACTCTGCCTTGAGTTTCAGCAGAAGGTACGAGACAATGATGATGACTAGGGTGACCAGAAGAAGAAATGACGTCTGCCAGTCCAGGAGACTAGAAACGTAGCTGAGAGGGAAGCCTGCTAACAACAGACCAACTGGAAAATACAGACAAAGGAGTTCAACACAAAGTTCTGTAGATTGGTCACATTTGTGATGAAATTCATTTAAGCTGACTTTCAcaaccaaaaaatattttgcatgtctaaatatgaattttatctttttacagatacatatcattttaaatgccatgaaattcaaattcaaatgaaggccattttatttgataatgagccaagttttgaaaaaaaatacaacccAACAGTAGATGTGTACAAATGAATTGAACAGCTAGAAAGAACTTACAATTAGAAAACATGCTTGATATTGCATGGGCAGTGCCAGCAATTTTGTCTGGAGCTGATTCCATGGCCATGACTCCAAACATAGCGATGGGTCCGTAAGTACCTACTCCTATTAGGAAACCTACCACTGTCATAGTGGCCTACAAAATGTGAAGAGACACAAGAATGATACACTGTAAGTATATATCTTCTTAATTcatgttttacaaaattttcCAATGTTCACAAGAACttagtttttgtaaaatatttcttgCAATGAATCAATCCTTTAATCTCATATTTCTTGCATATGTTTAAACTTATGAACATTAACTCCTTCAAGTTAATTTTGGTACTGCTCTTTGGAAGGGCAAAATGACACAGTTTTGGTGAAATGATTTATCAATGTTTCACCAACAGactataattaatatttaaccCGGCCGGCAAATAAGATGTTCTGCAATAATCATAAAATGGTTGAAAATAGGCTCGTTTTAGATTGTTCTCTTAAAAAATCAAGGGAATTGCAAACAAAATATGATGGCTACATGTTGACACATGCAGCGATTACTGTATGACAAATTACTTTATCATTATATATCCATGAATTTTCCATTCTTGATACCGTCAATTTTACAGAGTGTGGTCTGATTTTCCGGATCACCACTTTGTCGGTTTCCAATTCTGTATCACCACTCTCTAAAACTGATGACGTAGTGCGCATTACATAACGTCTCTAATTTAGCGCATTTTAAAagctatttcaaaataactttgctatatatatatataagtaaatatttactttccacatataatttttcttgtaaagtgtgttgaaagctacggcagttataacactgtaatacacacagggtactcaaaggttaaaatgacgagttttattatgacatcacaaacgttgaacgttCTAAACTGCAACTTAagaaacaaaaatcaaagttcaggcttgtggctgttactgtggctcttccattaatatgaacttacccttaggataagataggaattttaaggtataaatcacatttgcagataaggcaagaagttaaaaaaatgtaaatataagaattaatcatgattttttgaagtatacagtctaataactgcagcgatgtgtgcatacaaattttcttaACGcactaacgcgcgttattcagtTTGTATGAACACACCATTGCAGGTCTGAGATttatatatctttcaaaaaataaggattcaatgCTTAAACGTCATACAGTTAATTTCAAAAAGATAGTTTTGTAATTATACCTTTTAAATAGCTAGACAAGGGTATATAACAAACTCATCAATAAAACAGTAACTTGATCCACAGAGCCTGATCACGTCTGGTTGCCAGACGCGAAGCGTCGAGTTTGATCTGATGATCCATGACCTGCAACTCGACAAGATCCGACCCTTCTGATCAAGTTACTGttataaaactatatatatgtacCAATCCACTCACACTGGATGAGGCCTCTGATATATGAACAGTGAAAAAGTACAGCACACAACCAAGCAGAATCTCAAAATACAGCACCAGTGTCTTCCTAATGACAGGCCTAGGTATACCGGGATTCTATGGCAAACAAAATGAGATAACATTCATTTGTATGAAACTGATGTCTACATTTTTTTCCTtccatatatttaatatatttatacaaagggaaataaaactgtaaacgttttaaatttggctgtgtattctatttagcgcttttggcggaatgcagccctccgctaaatcaagtacatcactAAATGTCATACAtctatgtataagaatagtcacattcaggaatgtgctaattcaaatccacgccaacttgttcgAAAACTAATTTCGGTCAAATATCGTACTCGCCAAATacaatacgtttacagtattgtaTGCCACTAGAAAATTTAACCCTTATATATAAGCTAGTACTTTGACACAATTATAACTCATATccatacatatttcaaatactaTTTCTAAATCAAACAAATGAAGAAGTAATAATAACATTGTATTGAACTGCAAAATGAACCCTTTGCTTTCTggtaaatattgatttttaccaCTAATctctataaatattttaacaataaaatctaTACCAATTTATACATCACTTACATAAAACATTTGTGCATGAATCAACTTATCACAGTGAACCTatatgttttacaatttttcacaaAACTGAACTTATAattattacatttacatttctaattttatcaatttatcatttttcatgatttttaaagagGCCGAGTTctaggaaaaataaaatatttttgtgtttagagTTACATGTACCTTGGAAACCATGTAATCAGATAGGTAGCCTGCCAGAAATGATCCCACAAAGCCTCCAATGTCGACGCTGCTCAGGAAACCACTTCCTGGCAACCAAAGAGGAAAAGTTACATCAATTAAGTGATTGGTTTGACCCTAATTGATCCCTTAATTCTAAACATGTTTATATTCATGTATAGCCACTGACATAACATATTACAATGTACAACAATTGCATATGTTTATGTGATTCCTATCTGAATTAATGCATGACAAGATAATCTAGTatgtcaaaaatttaatttattcaagAAGAGTCTGCAGGTAAgcattttaatttcttaaatataaacatgtttatgACAATGATTACCATGGTTTCAGAGAATCACTCAAAATACAGTTTTAACTACTCTTGTCCAACAGTAGCTGTAGTAAACTTTCAATTTATTTCCAGACCATTAGTACGGCTATATATGgtaacaattttatttgatcatccAAAAGTTCCCAAAAAGAGATTATTAATAAAATCTCTTAAAGTTtgcatgaaaaaatgacaataacaaaccgtgaatgatttatatatgttttgatatgatatattgttatactttcatgttaaatactgaaatctgattggttaagacgcagttaataatatttactattaccctcagcgttagcaacgcacttggcaacgggtaacattaaaaaatgttacatgtgcgaaaattatgcgcgtacggttcgctgtagaattcacgttattcctatataaaagcagtaaaattttcttaaaaattttaaaaaagacattcagtataacaaaatactcccaaacaggcactatttatataatgatatatgatatgatatgatatgatatgacaaaatatgatttatattatCTATGCTGGACAACAACTGATATGGAAAGTTCACATTCAGCATAAATATTAATCATGATCAAATGATAATGCACACTTTAACTGAAACACATATCATACAGttgtttttgttaagttgttttttaaacaataaatgtcTTTGGTGGTTTATGTGCATGGGCATGAAAGTAGCAAATACTGTTGAAAAAGTACAGAGCCCATTTCATCATCAGCAggttcagaaaaaaaatttcttattttctagAATGAAGCTCATAAGAAAACACAAATTCTTTCAGAGCACTTATTACATTGTAGTACATATGTACCTGTGAGCACAGACTGGTGCTTCTCCTGCACAATGAAGAGCTGGGACCACTGTAGCACACCGTGCTGGACTAGAGCTGTTCCCAAGTAACAGCAACAGTTACCAAGGAAACCAGGCAAGAACAGCAACTCCTTACGTGATATATTTGTTTCAGGTTCTTTGTCATCTgaataaaaagaagaaagaacCAGCTGGCTTGATAATTTGAAAGTTCTGAAATCTTTGATAAAGGAGATAAAAATTTGAACAGAGAGGCCACTACATGTTTGTGCTATTCAGTTAATTTTTGTAGAATCATGTTATTTTGGGGGGATTTTTCAATGAACCTGAGGCGTGTTCAACAGAGCAGGTGCTGGCCTAAATttcctatacatgtatctgcaacAGAAGTTTGGCAAGCTAGTGCTTGTGAACACTTGCTCTGCTGAACACACCTCAGTATTTGTGTGTAACTGTACCACACATAAAAATAACTCTTGGTTTAATATACAAATGGGGATATAAACTCATCCCCAAACTCAATATAGGTACTGGGTAAGTGGCATCTATCATATTAAAGAACATTaagtcaaaatatcaatattagtGATTAGCTCTAATAGTTTTCAGAGCACAATGTAGgtgaataaaatttcaaatatcacTCTCAAAAGggatatatataccggtacaaacattctgttgaaaaaaatacacatgtacatgtacctttctttttatcattttttctttggttGACTGTTTCAGAGCCAGGTCTGTCTTTCACAacagcaaaacaaaatagtgcCACCACAACAGCAGCCGACCCTAAATGAAAACAACACTTACGCTCGTACACCTTGTAACAcacatatttaacaaaaaatcagattaaatatttacaacagaaaacaaaattaatattcataaaaatgaaaaaatatgcataattatgtaaaatcataatgaaatgatcaccAATTGCATAATTCCGGTAATAGTATGACCAGCAAAGCACCTGTGAAGCACATGCAATAAcgcaatacatgtaataagctTTCCTTGTTGAGTTAGCCaggaaaaaagaaatgattgagATGTTTATATATTACAAACATGTCATGCAAATTAAGCCTTCGTACACTGCATGTACACATTTTATGCACCACTAAAATTCTTTCAATCTGTCATACACAAAATGACTACATGTACTACAtccaaaaaaaatgtatcaatgaACTCTAACCTTTGCTTAACATTCCATGTTGATTGAAACTGGGATTTTAGCCTTTCATTTCAAATGGAGTGAAAAATGTGAatagaaaacatttttactGACTGAGATGACTATGTATAGAACTTTCAAGTGAGTATATGTGTCTCCATGCAAT carries:
- the LOC128163694 gene encoding glucose-6-phosphate exchanger SLC37A4-like isoform X1, which translates into the protein MLLFTMGKISRQQLMIFSSVYVAYTLYVYVRRSFSYTIPILVTEGRLDKKQLGLIISSQSLAYTLSKFGCGILGDFVSPRILLCVGLACTGLTAIIFTGFDSVFLLSFWWFLNGVANGPGWTSIGRILKAWCSPEQFGTVWSVVSTSMNLAGTVGPIVTTLLVTKLGWRYCIQIAGSAAVVVALFCFAVVKDRPGSETVNQRKNDKKKDDKEPETNISRKELLFLPGFLGNCCCYLGTALVQHGVLQWSQLFIVQEKHQSVLTGSGFLSSVDIGGFVGSFLAGYLSDYMVSKNPGIPRPVIRKTLVLYFEILLGCVLYFFTVHISEASSSATMTVVGFLIGVGTYGPIAMFGVMAMESAPDKIAGTAHAISSMFSNFGLLLAGFPLSYVSSLLDWQTSFLLLVTLVIIIVSYLLLKLKAELSSFKSASGKRCNVFTVVFH
- the LOC128163694 gene encoding glucose-6-phosphate exchanger SLC37A4-like isoform X2, with protein sequence MGKISRQQLMIFSSVYVAYTLYVYVRRSFSYTIPILVTEGRLDKKQLGLIISSQSLAYTLSKFGCGILGDFVSPRILLCVGLACTGLTAIIFTGFDSVFLLSFWWFLNGVANGPGWTSIGRILKAWCSPEQFGTVWSVVSTSMNLAGTVGPIVTTLLVTKLGWRYCIQIAGSAAVVVALFCFAVVKDRPGSETVNQRKNDKKKDDKEPETNISRKELLFLPGFLGNCCCYLGTALVQHGVLQWSQLFIVQEKHQSVLTGSGFLSSVDIGGFVGSFLAGYLSDYMVSKNPGIPRPVIRKTLVLYFEILLGCVLYFFTVHISEASSSATMTVVGFLIGVGTYGPIAMFGVMAMESAPDKIAGTAHAISSMFSNFGLLLAGFPLSYVSSLLDWQTSFLLLVTLVIIIVSYLLLKLKAELSSFKSASGKRCNVFTVVFH